A region of the Hemitrygon akajei chromosome 11, sHemAka1.3, whole genome shotgun sequence genome:
TACTGACTGtaactccttttttttctctatcacgtattgcattgtactgctgttgtaaaattaacaaatttcctgacataagctggtgatgttaaacctgattttgattaatATAGTAACACATCATTTGTTAGACCTATCTGGCCTCTTCTCTATCCCTTTCCTCCACTAATGTTGCCTCGCCATCTTTTTTTAAGGTTTATTTAACAACTTTTTGGTTATCTGCTTTTCTCTTTGTTCATCTCTTGCTTTTGGATTGATATATTTTCCTCTTTGCAATGCAACTATCACCATTAAGTGTTTTATGGTCAAAGTGCCACATAAATGAAAATTGTTAGATCAATAAAAGTATTTTTGTACAACTCAACAAGAATCTTTTTATCTGCCTATCGTTCATCCTATGCTGAAGCATGTGAACACCAGCTCCTCCAAGTCAGTTGCACTTCTGTGATGTATATATTCTTTCAATGttgcatttagatagatagatagatagatactttattcatccccatggggaaattcaacttttttttccaatgtcccatacacttgttgtatcaaaactaattacatacaatacttaactcagtaaaaaatatgatatgcatctaaatcactatctcaaaaagcattaataatagcttttaaaaagttcttaagtttaAAGGCTGGAACTCCTATTCTCATCTCGTGCAGTGTAGTAAACAGGCCTGTCAGTGGCACCCGCATCTGtgcatttttctttttctttggtaTTTCATTTTTTCATAAATAGCTGTTCATTTAATTAATGGGACTTGTACAAAACTCAAGTTATTCTGCTATGTGTAGTTCTGGACAAATGTTAGGCAGGTATTGCTGAAAATGAAGTGATGAAAGGAGTGTTTACCAACAAGGAGGCTTAACAGTTAACTGAAACGGCCTGTAGAAAACTTCAGTTTTTAATGTGTTCTTATTTTTCTATCTCTGTAGATCTTTGTCTCATCTGAATAAAAGCCCTCCAATCCAGCATGCAGAACGACGCAGGAGAATTCGTTGATCTTTATGTTCCACGCAAATGGTAGGTATGAAGTGGGTGGCAGGGCATGTCAGCGTAGTAGTTAGTTTAATGCTTTCCAGAGCCAGTGATCTCAGATCAGGGTTGGATTCCTGACCTCTCCATTACTTCtgagtttcctctggctgctccaatttcccctctcattctaaaggtgtactggttagggttagttgTGGACAGGCTCTGTTGATGCCAGAAACATGATGACACTTCTAGACTGCCTCTAGCataatccttggactgtgttggtcattgataacAAATTACTATTTTATCACATGTTCAATATTTCcgtgtatatgtgacaaatagagctaatctaAATATTTGAACATGGTGATGTGCATTACATGTGATCATCTATGTTAATTTGTTAATTTTTGTCTTTTAGCTCTGCTAGCAACAGAATTATTGGTGCTAAGGACCATGCCTCTATTCAAATCAACCTTGCTGAGGTAAGTTATACATAAATAGTTTAGACTGTAAATCTTAGACATAACTATGGTTAGAAGTTGTATGGTCGGTATTGGAAATACTTATGTCCTTGTGGTCATGTTGCCAAGGGAAAATATTAAAAATCTAGGATAATTGTGAGACTAAATGAGAAATGGTGAGCAGACTTCACAGAAGCAAccaaagggaatttttttttacacactggaTATGATGTAAGGTGCCCAATCAGGAAAATGTATATTGGCAGTCAAGAGTATTGCATTGAGGGAGTGAGCTGGTACAGgattcccccgctatccgaaggtagagcgttcctatgaaaccatttgtaagccaaaatctcgtaaagtgaagaagcaattaccattaatttaaatgggaaaaatttttgagcattcccagacccaaaaaaaacctatcaaatcataccaaataacacataaaacctaaaataacacgggaacatatagtaaaagcaggaacgatatgataaatatacagtctatataaaatagaaatattgtatatacggtgtagtttcacttatcaaaatcgggaagagagcgagtgaaaacaggtactaatgtaggtctttcgtaactgcgagctgtcgtaaagcgaacgtttgaaacacgggggggggggggggcacctgtaATTTGTTGCCTCTGTTCAAAATAAATGATCTTGATCAAATAGAAACAGTTtctggtagatagatagatagatagatactttattcatccccatggggaaattcaactttttttccaatgtcccatacacttgttgtagcaaaactaattacatacaatacttaactcagtaaaaaatatgatatgcatctaaatcactatctcaaaaagcattaataatagcttttaaaaagttcttaaatcctggcggtagaattgtaaagcctaatggcattggggagtattgacctcttcatcctgtctgaggagcattgcatcgatagtaacctgtcgctgaaactgcttctctgtctctggatggtgctatgtagaggatgttcagagttatccataattgaccgtagcctactcagcgcccttcgctcagctaccgatgttaaactctccagtactttgcccacgacagagcccgcctttcttaccagcttattaagacgtgaggcgtccctcttcttaatgcttcctccccaacacgccaccacaaagaagagggcgctctccacaactgacctatagaacatcttcagcatctcactacagacattgaatgacgccaaccttcttaggaagtacagtcgactctgtgccttcctgcacaaggcatctgtgttggcagtccagtctagcttctcgtctaactgtactcccagatacttgtaggtcttaacctgctccacacattctccattaatgatcactggctccatatgaggcctagatctcctaaagtgcTCAAACTGGTAGAAAACGTTAGGCGCTGACCTAAGTTACCAGCAAAAAGCATTAGTCTGCACCTtaagagagaaaaacagaaaatactgtaagtattcagcaggtcaaacagtatGTATGGAGAAAGAAACAACTAATTCAAGTTGGTAAATTTTTGTAAgaattttaagttgcagagatggGATAGTCATGCAGAAAGAGGGGTAGGGAAAAAATGGATCCTTAAAAAAAGGAcctgacagtggggaagtttGAATTGTACAAATGATGGTGGCTGGTACTGCATGAAACGGTAGTCAAGGTATGTGTTATTTAAAAATAACAAATGTCTGAAATGATATAAAATGTACCTTCCCCTTTGTCTGCAGCTTAAACTTGATTGATTTAAAAGTCTTCAAACTAAAATGTtacctctctcctgtctgacttaagaatttccagcatttttaaaaatttctacttTGGATATCTTGCAACTATAGAAATTTGCTTTTAGAGTTGCATTGCCTAAAAGGATGCTGGAAGCAGATTTAGTAATAATATTCCAAAGGAAGTTAGATGTCTACTTCTGTGGAAATATTTACAGCACTGTAGGGAAGAGCAGAGATGTATCAGATGTGGGTGAAGCAAGGTGGTCCCAAATGATCATTTTCCATGTTGTATCATTCTATAATTCTTATTGACTAAACAAGGCAAGTTCAAAGGAGCTTTATAAAACTTCCTTTTAGATATACACAAGACAGAACTCTTAAAATCCATTTTAACTGGGATATTAGTTGTATTGTTATTTGCCTGAATTGCATGCATTGTAGAGGTTCCTGTTTAGGAATGAGATGCATCAAAACCATTCATATTTTCAATACCTAACATATTTTATGGGTGTCCTTTTACTATTATTCACACTGCTATATTCCTACGTTTTGTGTCATATATATTCTTTGTACATGAGCATTGACACCAAAATTCAAGTTGTTAATGTATATACAAAAAGAGTAATTGTCCTAACAGTAACCACTGTATAGCTCCAAGTAGTCGGGAGAAACATCCATTCACACTTGTTTTGCATCCATTGGCTTTTTGTATCCACCTGTCATTGCTGACCCTACTTCCTAAATTTCACTTTGTTTCTTTGGCTTTTTAATTATTGATATTCACATCATCTACATTGTTCTTCTCAGCTCTCACCTTCACTTAATCAAAAATACCAGTTCTGGTACAATGACCAGACTTTGTACCCGACTTGGTTATAGACTTTGCTTTTAGGCAAAACATCTCCTTGTTTGAATCATCTGTTGAAATCTCTTTTATCTTAGGTCGATAAAGTAACTGGGAGATTCAATGGGCAGCACAAAACCTATGCCATCTGTGGAGCTATTCGTAGGATGGTATGTACATTTTCGATTAAATTCTTACTTGCGATTTATTATCCTTTTATAATAAGGAGCTTAATGGTGATGTGTGAAATTGCACATTAACGATGATCTTGTGTTTGCCATTTACTTtggcggcacagtagtgtagtggttagcacagtgcctTACAGGCGACCTTAGTTTATTTCCCACCACTGCTTATAATGATattttacgttctccccatgaccatatgggtttcctctgggttcttcgGTTtcatcccagagtccaaagacatactggttggttggtaaattgatcattgtaatttgtgctggggttaaatcgggggattgctgggtagtgtggcttgaagggcctaccctgcactttatctcaataaatgaacATGTATGCTGAAATGTAGCTCTTTTAAATAAGGATATACATTGatgggattttttttatttttggggTGGTAGGGATTCCTTATAATTTCTTGATCTCAGTCATTTACATGGAATCCCTATGAATGTATGTGTAGATTTCCCAGAAATCACAACTTTTCAGATGTTTAAATCAAAAATTTCACCCCATCTTCTTTGCAGCAGGTTAACagtgtaaataaaaataattgtCAGCAGAATCTTTTACCTTCTATATTAACTATACTAATACACGTGAAGGTTTATTCATTACAAGTGGGCTCCATTTCTAGTGTGATTTCTGTTGAAGTGTCTTGGCTTGGCCATTTTTTTTTGGTCAAAGCTGAAGGAGAAAATGCTTCATTATCTCTAAATTCACGCATTATTGGGATTGCCTTGAGGCAAAGTGATGGTATCGGATAAGGAAGAAGAATTGAGAAAATAGATtgttacttttatttatttttaattttagtaattcagtgtggagtaggcccttccaaacCTTTGAGCCGTGCCTGCCCAGCAAACAccgttaaccctaacctaatcacaggacgatgtACAACAACCAGTTAGCCTACCtgatatatctttggactgtgggaggaaaccagagcacccgggaaGAACCcctgcattccacggggaggacgtacagagactccttaccagaattgaactctgaactgcagAGCACACAGAGCTGCAATAGCGTCACACAAACTACTGTGCTACCATAGCACCAAAGTTTTCTGTTGCTTAATTTGTTCACAATTTTACTTACTGTTGGTTGAAGTTCTGGGGATGAAACAGAGTTTACTTATAGTCTTCATTGAGTGAGAATAGCTAAAATCCGAATCGGGGTCATTAATCACTGACTTGTATgcggtgaaatttgttgttctgtgagaGTACAGAGCAAAGagataaaaattattataaattataaaattTAGTAATGCAGTAAACGAAAGGAATATCGAGGTAGTGGTCATGGGCTCATGGATCAcccagaaatttgatggtggcaAGGGATAAGCCATTTCTGTCttgggctcctgtgcctcctccccaatggtggtaatgagaaggtaACATctctcagatggtgagggtccttagtgatgaacACATCCTTCTTGAGGGCTGTCTCTATGTTGGGaggattgtgcccatgatggagctagctgaacCTACATCCCTCTTGCGATCCTGTGAAATGGAGCCTCAATACAGGTTGTGATATAACAAGTCAGAATGTTTCCCTCAGTACTGAAATGTTTGAGTCTGATGACAAAACAGAATTTCTCAACTACTTAAGTAGTATCACTGGCATGCATACTTTGATTGCAGCAATGTATTGGGTCCAAAATAGATCCCCCAAGATGTTGACGCCTGGGAACTGAAGCAtctcaccctttctactgctgaccCCTCATTGAGGACAAGTGTGCTGTTTCTGATATTGAGTATAAAGTTGTTGTTGCGATACAagtcaaccagccaatctatttcATTCCTGTGCCACCTCTTGGTCgctatctgagattctaccagcagcGGTGTTGTTGGCATGTTTATTCATGGattttgagctatgcttagccacaaagtcatttgtttagagagggtagagcagtaggtTAACCATGCATCCTCAGACTGTTGATTGTCAGTTAGGAGAAGTTATTGCCAATACATGCTGAATGTGGTCTCCCAATAAGGAAATCCAGggttcaattgcagagggaggtgcagagattCAGGGTTTGAAGCCTGGTGATTAGTGTGGAGGGATGATAATTAGTATAGAGGAGACACCTGCCTGACATGTTTTGGGGTTTTCGAACCATTGGGATTGCATCTGCTGCAGACCAGATGTAGTGGTAGGTAAATTCCAGAAGGTCCAGGGCTTTGCTAAGGTTCATTTTGTGGATAATGGTTATTGTCAGTAACTAATCATGGTGAAAGAGTGTGATTGGAATCCATGAAAATATACATAACATAGAGACAGCTGTTTGAGTGTAAGTGGGTCAAAATCCAATTTGTGCTCCTGTTGAAAGTAACTTGTGTGGTACCACATTGTATTGTAAGTATGTATTGTTGAGCTCACTGTGTAGAACTGCAATTTTATCCATACCTGCACAGACCACATTGTTTACATTCACTCATTTGTTTTTGCTGATAGTGGAATGCTATTTGACCTACATTGCATTTGAAGACTTACTCcacattttctcttttttaacaGGGTGAATCAGATGATTGTATCCTAAGGCTAGCAAAGACCGACGGGATTGTGGCCAAGTAAGCTACATTTTGAACCTCAGTGtgattttgtttgtgttggcatTATTGTATTTTTAAATTCACATATGGGGTGTTCAGCTAGAAAATAGAGTACCTTTCCGATTCCAAATGCAGGAAATTTTGTGGCATTGTTTTAAGATCATATGACATAGTAGAATTTGGTCATTCAGCTCATTGatcttctccaccattctatcatggctgatttattattcctctttaccccatttccctgccttctacctgtaacctttgatactgtgATTAATCAAGTAActatcaatctctactttaaatatagccaTGACTAGGCCTGCGCAGGTGCTGTGGcaataagttccacagattcaccaccctttggctaaaaccatttttacacatctgttctatatggatgtccctcaattctgaggctgtgccctctggtccgaggtTCCCCTGgtgtagaaaacatcctctcagcatgcactctttcaatgttcgttggctttcaatgagatctctctctcgtttttctaaactccagcaagtacagacccagaaccatcaaaggctcttcatatggtaatcttttcattcctagaatcatttttgtgaaccgcctctggaccctctccactgCCATTAATCTTtccttggataaggggcccaaagttgATCACAATACTCGGACTGTGGTCTGACCATTGCCTTACAAAGCcctagcattacatcctttttgTATTGTAGTCCTcgcgaaatgaatactaacattgcatttgccttccttaccactgactcgtCTTGCAAGTTATCTTTAGGGactcctgcacgaggactcccaagtctctttgcacctctgatttttgaattttttctccccatttagaaaataatctatgcctttattccttctgccaaagtgcatgaccgtgcacttTACTACACTACATTCTATCTGCTactactttgcccattccctcAATCTTTCTAAATCCTCCTGCAgacactctgcttcctcaacacaccatccttccacctatcttcgatTCGTTGGCAAACTTGAGCCATTAATCCCTTCATCCTtcagtctagtgattcttgaaagataattactaatgctgctgcaatctcttcagctgccactttcagaaccctggggtgtggtccaggtgacatatctacttACAGACTTtccagcttcctgagcaccttctccatAGTAAGAATAGCAaaaacactcacttctgctcccttccactctcacatttctgggaGTCTGCTTGGGTATTCCACAATGAAGATAGGCATAAAATGCTTTTTAAGTTTGTCTGCTTTTCTTCAACCCCCATTACTAGCTACCTCTCCATTGTCATTAAAGGCAAATGTTCATCAGATCAGACAGGAGATCAACACTTCTGCTGTAGCTTTCAACATCAGTAGGCAGGGTTCTGATGAAAGATTATTGACTTGGAATGTTAACTGAGTCTGTCTCCTTGGATGCTATATCTAGCATTCTATTTTCAGGGGAATTAAAGTTAGCAGATGACAAAAAAATTGTTACTATTTTAAAgcttgcttatttattgagagatagtgtttaataggcccttccagccctttgggcCACACAGCCCAGCAGCCcacatttaaccctagcctattcatgggacaatttacaatgaccaaataacttgtacatctttggactgtgggaagaaactcgaAGCTGGGAAAACACTGCACATTCCACAGTACAAATTCCTTACTGAGGACACTAAGATTGAACTTCGAACTCCAATATCCTGAACTACAATagcgtcacactaactgctacactaccatggcacccctTGCTCTAGAAATCAAACTGTCTTCTGTCTGCTATCAATCTGTCCTTTTCCTACAAATTCCTCTTTTTAGATTCCAAAATCTTACTAATTTCTTTAGACACaggagcaaagttcaaagtaaattttatcattAAAGTACACATGTTGCCATATGCAAcgttgagactcattttcttgtgggcatattcaacaaatctatagaatggtaactataATAGGATaagtgaaagaccacccaactagggcattcaacctgAGTGCAAAagacatttagcataaggtgcatttacaacacgtGTTTAAAATGTAAGCAGTATAgcactactggtgcttcatacaaCATGCAGTGGATACTGGCAGGAAGTTCAGTCGTCTCAcatcctgggggaagaagctgttccttatcctaatagaaacatagaaaataggtgcaggagtaggccattcggcccttcgagcctgcaccgccattcagtatgatcatggctgatcatccaactcagaaccctgtacctgctttctctccataacccctgatccctttagccacaagggccatatctaacttcctcttaaatatagccaatgaaccggcctcaactgtaaTACTGCAGCACCTCTTTCCTAATGGTAAGGGATGGAAGAGATTGttcagggaccagatgagatcgtccattatgtgcactcccagaaacatAATGCTCCTGTTTGTCTCCACAGTGGAGCCCATTTATGTATGGCGAGGATTAACCAGTGTACACCTTCCTAGAGTCCACAATTATCTCTTTaatcttgtccacattgagactgaAGTAGCTATGCTCATAGCATTCTGTAAGTCGCTCTACCTGCTCTCTGTATGTTGtcttgttgatgaggccaaccgctgttgcgtcatcagcaaacttgatgattgGTTTGTGTTGGCTCTAACAGAACTTTCATGAGTCAGCAGCAATCTTAATAGAATTATCAAATTTGTAAATTAACACTTTTTTGCTTTTTAATATATGTCCTTTTTCTTTTCAGGGCTGTCTAACAAGCAGAAGACTTGTATTTGGGAAGGCTGATGTTtgtatagaaataaaaaaaataaaattggtcGTTGTCCTTTGCAATAAGTGATTAATATATCATTGGACATATATGAATTGGTagtttaaatatttcacattatgACATTATATTATCCATCAGACAAATC
Encoded here:
- the rps21 gene encoding small ribosomal subunit protein eS21 isoform X1; its protein translation is MQNDAGEFVDLYVPRKCSASNRIIGAKDHASIQINLAEVDKVTGRFNGQHKTYAICGAIRRMGESDDCILRLAKTDGIVAKAV
- the rps21 gene encoding small ribosomal subunit protein eS21 isoform X2, which translates into the protein MQNDAGEFVDLYVPRKCSASNRIIGAKDHASIQINLAEVDKVTGRFNGQHKTYAICGAIRRMGESDDCILRLAKTDGIVAK